In the genome of Haloarcula limicola, one region contains:
- a CDS encoding DUF7342 family protein, translating to MAETDAADGPPPFENAFSGDDVEQRIYGTILQTREPTTASAIADSADCDPKTARKYLGWFDELGIVTRYDGHPATYERNDAYFEWRRINQLAADQSVEDLQDHVRELTTRITEYETTYDAASPAAVDAVAAAEDSDERTIDAIYSDLGDWATAREERDRYERARQQLTDGEREQASG from the coding sequence ATGGCCGAGACAGACGCCGCCGATGGGCCGCCCCCCTTCGAGAATGCGTTCAGTGGCGACGACGTCGAACAACGCATCTACGGCACCATCCTGCAGACCCGAGAGCCGACGACGGCGAGCGCGATCGCCGACAGCGCCGACTGTGACCCCAAGACCGCCCGGAAGTACCTTGGCTGGTTCGACGAGTTGGGAATCGTTACTCGATACGATGGCCATCCAGCCACCTACGAACGGAATGACGCGTATTTTGAGTGGCGACGCATCAACCAGCTCGCAGCCGACCAGTCCGTCGAGGACCTGCAGGATCACGTTCGTGAGCTGACGACGCGCATCACCGAGTACGAGACGACATACGACGCCGCTTCACCAGCCGCAGTCGACGCCGTCGCCGCTGCGGAGGACAGCGACGAGCGGACCATCGACGCCATCTACAGCGACCTCGGCGACTGGGCGACCGCCCGCGAGGAGCGTGACCGCTACGAACGCGCGCGCCAGCAACTCACGGATGGCGAGCGCGAACAGGCGTCCGGATAG
- a CDS encoding helix-turn-helix transcriptional regulator has product MERSPPATLRTEAYLFKTAMGPNKNQMNGLLIRVETMIDADSLEEIAFLSRSPVRVELLHRIERKQAPTCRDLRDDIDASRTTIQRNLKALVDKGWIEKSDNVYICTFTGNLLCSAITELADSIETLHRLEPILEHVSRSDLDLNIQQLHNAKITVATPSNPYAPVNRHVEALQTAHDFRLSTAVVGRDAFEQVWEQTVQNGCDGELVLTNDAFEIVRSDSSYADLYRELLDVDNVELSVYDGDLPYYLGIVDDIVQVGVEDETGVPKALLESDSPAVREWAIAKHETYRCESEPI; this is encoded by the coding sequence GTGGAAAGAAGTCCCCCTGCAACTCTTCGAACAGAGGCATATCTGTTCAAGACAGCCATGGGGCCAAACAAGAATCAGATGAATGGGTTACTCATCAGGGTGGAGACAATGATCGACGCCGATAGCTTAGAAGAGATTGCATTCCTGAGCCGCTCACCAGTCAGAGTAGAGCTATTGCATCGAATTGAGCGAAAGCAGGCACCGACCTGTCGGGACCTTCGTGATGATATCGACGCCTCTCGAACGACGATCCAGCGGAATCTCAAAGCGCTCGTCGACAAAGGGTGGATTGAGAAGAGCGACAACGTGTACATCTGTACGTTCACAGGGAATCTTCTCTGCTCAGCTATAACGGAGTTAGCCGACTCCATTGAGACGCTGCACCGACTCGAACCTATACTTGAACACGTCTCCCGCTCAGATTTGGACCTCAACATCCAACAGTTACACAATGCGAAAATAACGGTCGCCACTCCAAGCAATCCCTATGCACCCGTGAACCGTCATGTTGAGGCACTGCAGACGGCACATGACTTTCGGCTCTCGACAGCTGTCGTTGGTCGAGATGCGTTTGAGCAGGTCTGGGAGCAGACCGTTCAAAACGGCTGTGACGGTGAGTTAGTTCTCACAAACGACGCGTTTGAAATCGTCCGGTCCGATTCGAGCTATGCAGATCTATACAGAGAACTGCTTGACGTAGACAATGTTGAGCTGTCTGTCTATGATGGCGATCTTCCCTACTATCTGGGTATTGTCGATGATATTGTCCAGGTCGGTGTTGAAGACGAAACCGGTGTTCCGAAGGCGCTCTTAGAGAGTGACTCACCGGCTGTCAGAGAATGGGCTATCGCAAAACACGAGACATATCGATGTGAGTCTGAGCCGATTTGA
- a CDS encoding SRPBCC family protein, producing MILRETTELEASPDEVYRFFEEMADNYERWHPDHITFRWTKKNGLQHGAEAYFEERIAGKVQKKTVRFVAVTPDHYLEFKPTALLVGLLMPHISFTIDVSPAGCELTQRIKVRTGPIGAWLNKSEFDAVRTHMREEGENLKSILETERRVP from the coding sequence ATGATACTAAGAGAGACAACGGAGCTGGAGGCGTCTCCGGACGAAGTGTACCGGTTTTTCGAGGAGATGGCGGACAACTACGAACGGTGGCATCCTGATCACATCACGTTCCGCTGGACAAAGAAAAATGGGCTACAGCACGGTGCAGAGGCCTATTTTGAAGAACGAATTGCAGGCAAGGTACAGAAAAAGACGGTGCGGTTCGTCGCGGTCACTCCTGATCACTATCTGGAATTCAAGCCGACAGCACTCCTGGTTGGGCTGCTCATGCCACACATCAGTTTCACGATCGACGTCAGCCCGGCGGGCTGTGAGCTCACCCAGCGCATCAAAGTCCGAACGGGACCGATCGGTGCTTGGCTCAACAAGAGCGAATTCGACGCCGTCCGAACACACATGCGCGAAGAAGGCGAGAATTTGAAATCCATACTCGAAACGGAGAGACGAGTTCCGTAG